The genomic segment GGGCGGCGGCGAGCTCCTCGCGTGCGAGGTCGCGGTCGTCGCGGGCAAGGGCAAGCTCGTGATCACGGGCCTCCTCGAGAAGGGGATGGAGGAGAGCGCGCAGGCGGCGATGAGCTACGTGCGCTCGCGCGCGGGCGCGCTCGGCCTCGATCCCGAGTTCTATTCGAAGCTCGACGTGCACGTTCACTTCCCCGAGTTCATCCGGAAGGACGGGCCCTCCGCCGGCATCACGATGGCGACCTCGCTCGCGAGCGCGCTCATCAAGGTGCCGGTGAAGCGCGACCTCGCGATGACGGGCGAGCTCACGCTCCGCGGTCGCGTGATGCCGATCGGCGGGCTGAAGGAGAAGCTCCTCGCCGCGCACCGCGCCGGCATCAGCACCGTCATCGTCCCGCGCGAGAACCGGAAGGACCTCCGCGAGGTGCCGCGCCGCGTGCTGAAGGCGACGCGCATCATCCTCGTCGAGCACGCGGACGAGGTGCTGCGCGAGGCGCTCTGCCTGTCGGATCCGAACGCGCTCTTCGGCCCGCCGCGCGAGTCGTGGGAGTACGAGAACGGCGAGCTCGTCGTGAAGCACGGCGGCGCGAAGCCCACGATCGACGGCGCCCCGCCCCCCGCGGTGCTCCCGAAGACCCCCGACCCCGGCAGCGCCCCCGTCCCGAGCGGCAACGCCTGACGACTCCGCGCGGAGGCGGGCGCGATGGCGAGGACCAAGCCCACGACCGTCATGCTCGACGAGATCGGCGACGCGATGGACCGATCGCCCTACGATCTTCACGTCGCGATGCTCGATCTCCAGACCGGGGCCGTCGTCTTCGCGCCCGAAGAGGAGGACGAGGAGGAGCTCTGTGTGATCAACGGGCTTCATCGCCGACAAGAGCTCCTTCGAGCTGCTCGGCATCCGCGTGTCGCACGACGAGACCAGCGTCCACGTCGACGTCGAGGTCCCGGCGCTCGTTCAGGACCTCTTCTCGACCTAACGCGGACCGAGGGCGATCGCCGAGCTCGGGGGCCGCCTGGATTGGCGATGAAGCGCAGGCGCGATGACGGCGCGTCGTTCTGCCGGTAAGCTCGCACGGGTGCGGAGGAGGTGGCGCGCGCTCTCGGTCCTGGTCACGCTCGCGGCGCTCCATGCCGGATGTGAGGGCGGCGTCGGTCCGGGCGCGGAGGAACAAGAAGCGGAGCAGCGGGGCGTGCCGGAGCTCTCGCCGCGGAGCGCGCGTCCGGCGGCGAGCCGCGTCGTCGCGATCGGCGATCTGCACGGCGACGTCGGGGCGGCGCGGCGCGCGCTGCGGATGGCGGGCGCGATCGGCGACGGAGACTCGTGGATCGGCGGCGACCTCGTGGTCGTGCAGACGGGCGACCAGATCGATCGCGGCGCGGACGATCGCGCGGTGCTCGACCTGTTCACCGATCTGGCGAAGGACGCGAAGTCGAGCGGCGGCGAGGTGATCGCCCTCGCCGGCAACCACGAGATCATGAACGCGATGTTCGACTTCCGGTACGTCGCGCCGGAGGCGTACGCGCCGTTCGACGGCTTCACGCCGACCGGCCCCGCCGCGAGCCGCGCCGCGCGCTTCGGCGACGAGAAGCGCGGGCGCGCGTCCGCCTTCGCGCCGGGCGGGGTGTACGCGTCGATCCTCGCGGAGCGACCGCTCGTCGTGCGCGTCGGCGACAGCGTGTTCGCCC from the Labilithrix sp. genome contains:
- a CDS encoding metallophosphoesterase encodes the protein MTARRSAGKLARVRRRWRALSVLVTLAALHAGCEGGVGPGAEEQEAEQRGVPELSPRSARPAASRVVAIGDLHGDVGAARRALRMAGAIGDGDSWIGGDLVVVQTGDQIDRGADDRAVLDLFTDLAKDAKSSGGEVIALAGNHEIMNAMFDFRYVAPEAYAPFDGFTPTGPAASRAARFGDEKRGRASAFAPGGVYASILAERPLVVRVGDSVFAHGGVHLKHATYGIDRINDGVREWLAGRAAEPPAIAVADDGPIWTRAYSDGTVTPSACATLTQTLSKLHASRLVMGHTIQEGGISSACDGEAWRIDVGMSEAYGGDVEVLEIAKGDVRVLRGP